In the genome of Microbacterium saperdae, one region contains:
- a CDS encoding ABC transporter ATP-binding protein has protein sequence MTIADLAPTAPTTEENRPLYRATGVTRTYAQKGRTVKALTGVDLEIMPGEFVTIQGPTGGGKSTLLQLLGALDSPSAGSLLLNGTELATASAKELGRIRAEEIGFVFQGFNLIPTLTAAENVNMALEPMNLDRAERSRRVAEALAHVGLDDRGDHLPTELSGGQQQRVAIARAIVKRPRVLLADEPTGNLDESMRDEILALLESLCAEGITMIVVTHDSAVARRATRRLRLSKGTVQDITR, from the coding sequence ATGACCATCGCAGACCTGGCGCCCACGGCGCCGACGACGGAGGAGAACCGACCGCTGTACCGCGCGACGGGTGTGACCCGCACCTACGCGCAGAAGGGAAGGACGGTGAAGGCGCTGACCGGGGTGGATCTGGAGATCATGCCCGGCGAGTTCGTGACGATCCAGGGGCCGACCGGGGGCGGCAAGTCGACACTGCTGCAGCTCCTGGGCGCGCTCGACTCGCCGTCGGCGGGCTCGCTCCTGCTGAACGGCACAGAGCTCGCGACCGCCTCGGCGAAGGAGCTCGGACGCATCCGGGCCGAGGAGATCGGCTTCGTCTTCCAGGGCTTCAACCTCATCCCCACGCTCACGGCGGCGGAGAACGTCAACATGGCGTTGGAGCCGATGAACCTCGACAGGGCGGAGCGGTCGCGGCGTGTGGCCGAGGCGCTCGCGCACGTCGGACTCGACGACCGTGGTGATCATCTGCCCACTGAACTCTCCGGCGGCCAGCAGCAGCGCGTGGCGATCGCACGGGCGATCGTGAAGCGTCCACGCGTGCTGCTCGCCGACGAGCCGACGGGCAACCTCGATGAGAGCATGCGCGATGAGATCCTCGCGCTGCTCGAATCGCTGTGCGCCGAGGGCATCACCATGATCGTGGTCACCCACGACTCGGCGGTCGCGCGCCGTGCGACGCGCCGCCTCCGCCTCTCGAAGGGCACGGTGCAGGACATCACGCGCTGA